The Streptomyces sp. NBC_01244 genome contains a region encoding:
- the mshD gene encoding mycothiol synthase → MTDDAAVVLEPGRQIQTLDELTDEQADAVLALIEDAARTDGTTAVSEQGRLQLRGGAREGIRHFLLTSDGRLTAYGQLEDTDPVEAPAAELVVHPAMRGRGHGRALGTALLAASGKRIRVWAHGGKSAARHLAQVLGLTLFRELRQLRRPLGAQAPALPEVVLPAGVTVRTFVPGTDDAAWLAVNTEAFAHHPEQGSLTQRNLNDRIAQPWFDAKGFFLAERDGEVIGFHWTKVHAEQQLGEVYVLGVRPGAQGGGLGKALTAIGLRHLAGAGLPTAMLYVDADNPAALAVYEGLGFSTHEVDLMYRTES, encoded by the coding sequence ATGACTGACGACGCAGCAGTGGTCCTGGAGCCGGGACGGCAGATCCAGACCCTCGACGAACTGACGGACGAACAGGCCGACGCCGTTCTCGCCCTGATCGAGGACGCGGCCCGCACCGACGGCACCACCGCCGTGTCCGAGCAGGGCCGGCTCCAGCTGCGCGGCGGAGCGCGGGAGGGGATCCGCCACTTCCTCCTGACCTCCGACGGGCGGCTCACCGCGTACGGGCAACTGGAGGACACCGACCCGGTGGAGGCCCCCGCCGCCGAGCTCGTCGTACACCCCGCGATGCGCGGGCGCGGGCACGGACGGGCGCTGGGCACCGCCCTGCTGGCCGCCTCCGGCAAGCGGATCCGGGTGTGGGCGCACGGCGGCAAGTCGGCGGCCCGCCACCTCGCGCAGGTGCTCGGCCTGACCCTGTTCCGCGAACTGCGTCAGCTCCGCCGCCCCCTCGGCGCCCAGGCGCCCGCCCTGCCGGAGGTCGTCCTCCCCGCGGGAGTGACCGTACGCACCTTCGTGCCCGGCACCGACGACGCCGCCTGGCTGGCCGTCAACACGGAGGCCTTCGCCCACCACCCCGAGCAGGGCTCACTCACCCAGCGGAACCTGAACGACCGCATCGCGCAGCCCTGGTTCGACGCCAAGGGCTTCTTCCTCGCGGAGCGCGACGGCGAAGTCATCGGCTTCCACTGGACGAAGGTGCACGCCGAGCAACAGCTGGGCGAGGTCTACGTCCTCGGAGTACGCCCCGGCGCGCAGGGCGGCGGCCTCGGCAAGGCCCTCACCGCGATCGGCCTGCGCCACCTCGCCGGGGCGGGCCTGCCCACGGCGATGCTCTACGTGGACGCCGACAACCCGGCGGCCCTGGCCGTGTACGAGGGCCTCGGCTTCTCCACCCACGAGGTGGACCTGATGTACCGCACGGAAAGCTGA
- a CDS encoding CHAD domain-containing protein, producing MAQPNHDLTATTAGTVLGTYLRAQATAFLRGLRLHEEGAASGGAEGSEAARSLRGAARRISCSLSTFRAVADSSWADSLRTELVWLSATLADEHAYAARLSRLMDALQRLSGSPEVPAPRGTAGSLTVGSARAGALLERQLTLARTRAHSATLQALGSSRFHAVADAVAVLASEVPLDPVAARGRVDDVLVPLAEVAHSRLSTAVHSLPAPSPSHPYDADHDGSWNEVRRLLRVHRYAREALGGDVARLTAAGEALTRHRDAAEAAAASATAARTPRIAPATAYALGVLHADQRHEVEASRATFQHIWQPADSSHAGV from the coding sequence GTGGCTCAGCCAAATCATGACCTGACCGCGACGACGGCAGGCACCGTGCTCGGTACGTACCTGCGTGCGCAGGCCACCGCGTTCCTACGGGGCCTGCGCCTCCACGAGGAGGGCGCCGCGAGCGGCGGCGCCGAGGGCAGCGAGGCGGCGCGCAGCCTGCGGGGGGCTGCGCGCCGGATCTCCTGCTCCCTGTCCACGTTCAGGGCGGTGGCCGATTCCTCCTGGGCGGACTCGCTGCGCACCGAGCTGGTCTGGCTCTCGGCGACCCTGGCCGACGAGCACGCGTACGCGGCCCGTCTGTCACGGCTGATGGACGCCCTGCAGCGGCTGTCGGGAAGCCCCGAGGTGCCGGCTCCCAGGGGTACGGCGGGCTCGCTGACCGTGGGCTCGGCCCGCGCGGGCGCCCTGCTGGAGCGCCAGCTCACCCTGGCCCGTACCCGGGCCCACTCCGCGACCCTGCAGGCGCTCGGCTCGTCCCGCTTCCACGCGGTCGCGGACGCGGTGGCGGTCCTGGCCTCCGAGGTCCCGCTGGACCCGGTGGCGGCCCGCGGCCGGGTGGACGACGTCCTGGTCCCGCTCGCCGAGGTGGCGCATTCCCGCCTGTCCACGGCGGTGCACTCGCTCCCCGCCCCCTCGCCCTCGCACCCGTACGACGCGGACCACGACGGCTCGTGGAACGAGGTGCGCCGCCTGCTGCGCGTCCACCGCTACGCCCGGGAGGCCCTGGGCGGCGACGTGGCCCGCCTGACGGCCGCGGGCGAGGCCCTGACCCGGCACCGGGACGCGGCGGAAGCCGCCGCCGCCTCGGCCACGGCGGCCCGCACCCCCCGCATCGCCCCGGCGACGGCGTACGCCCTGGGCGTCCTGCACGCGGACCAGCGCCACGAGGTCGAAGCCTCCCGGGCCACCTTCCAGCACATCTGGCAACCGGCCGATTCCAGCCACGCGGGCGTGTGA
- a CDS encoding RNA degradosome polyphosphate kinase, protein MSHKPSAAPSEVPTQQPAHKFASPSAPSAADVSDSAAARAATPEAVAARAATGAHARLGSIAAHRPHVDLEPDLDADLDAYDEKDTGELPPGRFLDRERSWLAFNERVLELAEDPATPLLERANFLAIFASNLDEFFMVRVAGLKRRIATGVATRSASGLQPREVLDLIWTRSRELMARHAACFQQDISPQLAEEGVHLIRWPDLTEKEQARLFTLFRNQIFPVLTPLAVDPAHPFPYISGLSLNLAVVVRNPVSGHRHFARVKVPPLLSRFLEASPQRYVPLEDVIAAHLEELFPGMEVLAHHMFRVTRNEDLEVEEDDAENLLQALEKELMRRRFGPPVRLEVEESIDPGVLDLLVQELKVNPSEVYPLPGPLDLTALFGIASLDRPELKFPKFVAGTHRDLAEVESASAPDIFAALRERDVLLHHPYDSFSTSVQAFLEQAAADPDVLAIKQTLYRTSGDSPIVDALIDAAESGKQVLVLVEIKARFDEQANIKWARKLEESGCHVVYGLVGLKTHCKLSLVVRQEGDTLRRYSHVGTGNYHPKTARLYEDLGLLTADSQVGADLSDLFNRLSGYSRRETYRRLLVAPRSLRDGLISRIDKEAAHHKAGRPAYVRLKMNSIVDEALIDSLYRASQAGVPIDIWVRGICAIRPGVPGLSDNIRVRSILGRFLEHSRVFAFGNGGEPEVYIGSADMMHRNLDRRIEALVRVADPAHRAALDRLLETGMSDATTSWHLGPDGEWTRHSTDSEGQPLRHVQEMLIDARRRRRGSAKS, encoded by the coding sequence ATGAGCCACAAGCCCAGCGCAGCCCCTTCCGAGGTCCCCACCCAGCAGCCGGCGCACAAGTTCGCCTCGCCGTCCGCACCCAGCGCCGCCGATGTCTCCGATTCCGCGGCCGCGCGTGCGGCCACGCCCGAGGCCGTGGCGGCCCGCGCGGCCACCGGTGCCCACGCCCGCCTGGGGTCCATAGCCGCCCACCGCCCGCACGTGGATCTGGAACCGGATCTCGACGCGGACCTGGACGCCTACGACGAGAAGGACACCGGTGAGCTGCCCCCGGGCCGCTTCCTCGACCGGGAGCGCAGCTGGCTCGCCTTCAACGAGCGCGTCCTGGAGCTCGCGGAGGACCCCGCCACGCCCCTCCTGGAGCGCGCGAACTTCCTGGCGATCTTCGCCAGCAACCTCGACGAGTTCTTCATGGTCCGCGTCGCCGGCCTCAAGCGCCGCATCGCGACCGGCGTCGCCACCCGTTCGGCCTCAGGCCTGCAGCCCCGTGAGGTCCTCGACCTCATCTGGACCCGCTCCCGCGAGCTCATGGCCCGCCACGCCGCCTGCTTCCAGCAGGACATCTCCCCGCAGCTCGCCGAGGAAGGCGTCCACCTCATCCGGTGGCCCGACCTCACCGAGAAGGAGCAGGCGCGCCTCTTCACCCTGTTCCGCAACCAGATCTTCCCGGTGCTCACCCCGCTGGCCGTGGACCCCGCGCACCCGTTCCCGTACATCTCCGGCCTGTCCCTGAACCTGGCCGTGGTCGTACGCAATCCCGTCAGCGGCCACCGCCACTTCGCCCGGGTCAAGGTCCCCCCGCTCCTCTCCCGCTTCCTGGAGGCCTCCCCGCAGCGCTACGTCCCGCTGGAGGACGTCATCGCCGCGCACCTGGAGGAGCTGTTCCCCGGCATGGAGGTGCTCGCGCACCACATGTTCCGCGTGACCCGCAACGAGGACCTCGAAGTGGAGGAGGACGACGCGGAAAACCTCCTCCAGGCCCTCGAAAAGGAACTCATGCGGCGCCGCTTCGGCCCGCCGGTGCGCCTGGAGGTCGAGGAGTCCATCGACCCCGGCGTCCTGGACCTCCTGGTCCAGGAGCTGAAGGTCAACCCGTCCGAGGTGTACCCGCTCCCCGGCCCCCTCGACCTCACCGCCCTCTTCGGGATCGCCTCCCTGGACCGCCCGGAGCTGAAGTTCCCGAAGTTCGTCGCCGGCACGCACCGCGACCTCGCCGAGGTCGAGTCCGCGTCCGCGCCCGACATCTTCGCGGCGCTGCGCGAGCGGGACGTGCTCCTGCACCACCCGTACGACTCCTTCTCCACCTCCGTGCAGGCCTTCCTGGAGCAGGCGGCCGCCGACCCGGACGTCCTCGCCATCAAGCAGACGCTGTACCGGACCTCCGGCGACTCCCCGATCGTGGACGCCCTGATCGACGCCGCCGAATCCGGCAAGCAGGTCCTCGTACTCGTCGAGATCAAGGCCCGCTTCGACGAGCAGGCCAACATCAAGTGGGCCCGCAAGCTCGAGGAATCCGGCTGCCACGTCGTCTACGGGCTCGTCGGCCTCAAGACCCACTGCAAGCTGTCGCTCGTCGTCCGTCAGGAGGGCGATACGCTGCGCCGCTACTCCCACGTCGGCACCGGCAACTACCACCCCAAGACGGCACGGCTCTACGAGGACCTCGGCCTGCTCACCGCCGACTCCCAGGTCGGCGCGGACCTCTCGGACCTCTTCAACCGGCTGTCCGGCTACTCGCGCCGCGAGACCTACCGCCGGCTGCTGGTGGCCCCGCGCTCGCTGCGCGACGGCCTGATCTCCCGGATCGACAAGGAGGCGGCCCATCACAAGGCGGGCCGTCCCGCGTACGTCCGCCTCAAGATGAACTCGATCGTCGACGAGGCGCTCATCGACTCCCTCTACCGGGCCTCGCAGGCGGGCGTGCCCATCGACATCTGGGTCCGCGGCATCTGCGCGATCCGCCCCGGTGTCCCCGGGCTCTCGGACAACATCCGGGTCCGCTCGATCCTCGGCCGCTTCCTCGAGCACTCCCGGGTCTTCGCCTTCGGCAACGGCGGCGAGCCCGAGGTGTACATAGGCAGCGCCGACATGATGCACCGCAACCTCGACCGCCGTATCGAGGCACTGGTCAGGGTCGCCGACCCGGCCCACCGCGCGGCTCTGGACCGGCTGCTGGAAACCGGCATGTCCGACGCCACCACCTCCTGGCACCTGGGCCCGGACGGCGAATGGACCCGGCACAGCACGGACAGCGAGGGCCAGCCGCTGCGGCACGTTCAGGAGATGCTCATTGACGCCCGGAGGCGCCGGCGTGGCTCAGCCAAATCATGA
- the pstB gene encoding phosphate ABC transporter ATP-binding protein PstB yields MAKRIDVSGLSAFYGTHKAIDDISMTVEPRSVTAFIGPSGCGKSTFLRTLNRMHEVTPGGRVEGKVLLDDENLYGPGVDPVAVRRTVGMVFQRPNPFPTMSIFDNVAAGLRLNGSFKKSELAEIVEKSLQGANLWNEVKDRLNKPGSGLSGGQQQRLCIARAIAVEPQVLLMDEPCSALDPISTLAIEDLIGELKERFTIVIVTHNMQQAARVSDRTAFFNLSAVGQPGKLIEIDDTDRIFSNPSVQATEDYISGRFG; encoded by the coding sequence ATGGCTAAGCGAATCGACGTCAGCGGACTGTCCGCCTTCTACGGCACCCACAAGGCCATCGACGACATCTCGATGACCGTGGAGCCCCGCTCCGTGACCGCCTTCATCGGCCCCTCCGGCTGCGGCAAGTCCACCTTCCTGCGCACCCTGAACCGCATGCACGAGGTCACCCCCGGCGGCCGCGTCGAGGGCAAGGTGCTGCTGGACGACGAGAACCTGTACGGCCCCGGCGTGGACCCGGTCGCGGTCCGCCGCACGGTCGGCATGGTCTTCCAGCGCCCGAATCCCTTCCCCACCATGTCGATCTTCGACAACGTGGCGGCGGGCCTGCGCCTGAACGGCTCCTTCAAGAAGTCCGAGCTCGCGGAGATCGTCGAGAAGTCCCTCCAGGGCGCCAACCTCTGGAACGAGGTCAAGGACCGCCTGAACAAGCCCGGCTCCGGCCTCTCCGGCGGCCAGCAGCAGCGCCTGTGCATCGCCCGCGCCATCGCGGTCGAGCCCCAGGTCCTCCTGATGGACGAGCCCTGCTCGGCCCTCGACCCGATCTCCACCCTCGCCATCGAGGACCTGATCGGCGAGCTCAAGGAGCGCTTCACGATCGTCATCGTGACGCACAACATGCAGCAGGCGGCGCGCGTCTCCGACCGCACGGCCTTCTTCAACCTCTCCGCGGTCGGCCAGCCCGGCAAGCTGATCGAGATCGACGACACGGACCGGATCTTCTCGAACCCGTCCGTGCAGGCGACCGAGGACTACATCTCGGGCCGCTTCGGCTAA
- the pstS gene encoding phosphate ABC transporter substrate-binding protein PstS, with translation MKLQRKNMLRASALGALVVSGALVLTACGSDDNTKTDAGASGKPSAAVGDIKCDGAKGKLLASGSSAQKNAVDLWVKNYMAACPGVEVNYKSSSSGEGIVAFNQGTVGFAGSDSALKPEAVEESKKICTGGQGIDLPMVGGPIAIGFNVAGVDKLTLDAPTLAAIFNDKIKKWDDEAIKKLNPGVTLPATAIQAFHRSEDSGTTENLGKYLKAAAPEAWTYEAAKKWPAPGGQAASGSSGVASQVKAVDGAIGYFELSYASSQSIKTVDVATGAAAPVKATGENASKAIAAAKISGTGDDLALKLDYATKAEGAYPIVLVTYEVVCDKGNKAETLSTVKSFLNYTASDAGQKVLTENGYAPIPAEINAKVREVIAKLA, from the coding sequence GTGAAGCTTCAGCGCAAGAACATGCTTCGTGCCTCCGCCCTCGGGGCGCTCGTCGTGTCCGGCGCCCTGGTCCTCACGGCGTGCGGCTCGGACGACAACACCAAGACCGACGCCGGCGCCTCGGGCAAGCCTTCCGCCGCCGTGGGCGACATCAAGTGCGACGGCGCCAAGGGCAAGCTCCTCGCCTCGGGCTCCTCCGCGCAGAAGAACGCGGTCGACCTGTGGGTCAAGAACTACATGGCGGCCTGCCCGGGCGTCGAGGTCAACTACAAGTCCTCCTCCTCCGGCGAGGGCATCGTCGCGTTCAACCAGGGCACCGTCGGCTTCGCCGGCTCGGACTCGGCGCTGAAGCCCGAGGCCGTCGAGGAGTCGAAGAAGATCTGCACCGGCGGTCAGGGCATCGACCTGCCGATGGTCGGCGGCCCCATCGCCATCGGCTTCAACGTCGCCGGCGTGGACAAGCTGACGCTGGACGCCCCCACCCTCGCCGCGATCTTCAACGACAAGATCAAGAAGTGGGACGACGAGGCGATCAAGAAGCTGAACCCGGGCGTCACGCTTCCCGCCACCGCGATCCAGGCGTTCCACCGCTCCGAGGACTCGGGCACCACCGAGAACCTCGGCAAGTACCTCAAGGCCGCCGCTCCCGAGGCCTGGACGTACGAGGCCGCGAAGAAGTGGCCGGCCCCGGGTGGCCAGGCCGCCTCCGGCTCCTCCGGTGTCGCCTCGCAGGTCAAGGCCGTTGACGGCGCGATCGGCTACTTCGAGCTCTCGTACGCCTCCTCGCAGAGCATCAAGACCGTGGACGTCGCCACCGGCGCCGCCGCTCCGGTCAAGGCCACCGGCGAGAACGCCTCCAAGGCCATCGCCGCCGCCAAGATCTCCGGTACCGGCGACGACCTGGCGCTGAAGCTCGACTACGCCACCAAGGCCGAGGGTGCCTACCCGATCGTCCTGGTGACCTACGAGGTCGTCTGCGACAAGGGCAACAAGGCCGAGACCCTCTCGACCGTGAAGTCCTTCCTGAACTACACCGCGTCCGACGCGGGCCAGAAGGTCCTGACCGAGAACGGCTACGCCCCGATCCCGGCCGAGATCAACGCCAAGGTCCGCGAAGTCATCGCGAAGCTCGCCTAA
- the pstC gene encoding phosphate ABC transporter permease subunit PstC — translation MASTTPTQIDTAPPVSKSGRSTGRAGDKIFAGLSKGSGILLLVIMASIAVFLTYRASIALADNEGNFLTTFDWNASANPPVFGIAVLLFGTVVSSIIAMAIAVPIAVGIALFISHYAPRKLAAPLAYVVDLLAAVPSIIYGIWGALFLVPQLAGLNLWLDEYMGWTYVFDKTQVGVARSLFTVGILLAIMILPIVTSVSREVFLQVPRMNEEAALALGATRWEVIRMSVLPFGRSGVISASMLGLGRALGETMAVATVLSPSFLISGHILDPGGGTFAQNIAAKFDEANEFGRDALIASGLVLFLLTLLVNGAARLIIARRKDFSGANA, via the coding sequence ATGGCTTCCACCACACCCACCCAGATAGACACGGCTCCGCCTGTCTCCAAGAGCGGAAGGTCCACCGGCCGCGCCGGTGACAAGATCTTCGCGGGCCTCTCCAAGGGCTCCGGCATCCTGCTCCTGGTGATCATGGCGTCGATCGCCGTCTTCCTCACCTACCGCGCCTCCATCGCGCTGGCCGACAACGAGGGCAACTTCCTCACCACGTTCGACTGGAACGCGTCGGCCAATCCCCCCGTCTTCGGCATCGCCGTCCTGCTCTTCGGCACCGTCGTCAGCTCGATCATCGCGATGGCCATCGCGGTTCCGATCGCCGTCGGCATCGCCCTCTTCATCTCGCACTACGCGCCGCGCAAGCTGGCCGCCCCCCTCGCCTACGTGGTCGACCTGCTGGCCGCCGTGCCGTCGATCATCTACGGCATCTGGGGCGCCCTCTTCCTCGTCCCGCAGCTCGCCGGACTGAACCTCTGGCTCGACGAGTACATGGGCTGGACCTACGTCTTCGACAAGACCCAGGTCGGCGTCGCACGCTCGCTCTTCACCGTCGGCATCCTGCTCGCGATCATGATCCTGCCGATCGTGACCAGCGTCAGCCGCGAGGTCTTCCTGCAGGTCCCGCGCATGAACGAGGAAGCCGCACTGGCCCTCGGCGCGACCCGCTGGGAAGTCATCCGCATGTCGGTCCTGCCCTTCGGCCGCTCCGGAGTCATCTCCGCCTCGATGCTCGGCCTCGGCCGCGCCCTCGGCGAGACGATGGCCGTCGCGACCGTCCTCTCCCCGAGCTTCCTGATCTCCGGCCACATCCTGGACCCGGGCGGCGGCACGTTCGCACAGAACATCGCCGCGAAGTTCGACGAGGCCAACGAGTTCGGACGCGACGCCCTGATCGCCTCCGGTCTCGTGCTCTTCCTGCTCACCCTGCTGGTCAACGGCGCCGCCCGGCTGATCATCGCCCGTCGCAAGGACTTCTCGGGGGCGAACGCCTGA
- a CDS encoding FG-GAP repeat protein, whose protein sequence is MGGAGPLLFPAPHATADFNGDGYPDLATSAHSATVGSLPRAGMISVQYGSRTGLQTTAALISRATPGVPGEPTENGGFGSISGQGDVNHDGYTDLIVRDGHGVLILRGGKDGLTGRDPGQINYGSRLPDGSYLSPNTAVAVGDVTGWNNGVVYQGGPAGPTPVGVVRGPTDGAFGDIDKDGYQDFVGGEAGQSDKDGSRIHVSYGGPKMPRTLSEVLTYTQDSPGVPGVAEADDRWGSAVAVGDTDGDGYADIVVGAPWETGTDLTATHQSGSVTVLRGSASGITGTGSKVFTQNSAGIPSTSERFDHFGARTTLLDSDKDGRPELYVSGYGEDNFTGRVWKLKTDTTGVTGTGATSHNLAGLGGPSGRAHFGYGFGTGSSRSPSGLTPPPTCQ, encoded by the coding sequence GTGGGGGGAGCCGGCCCGCTTCTTTTTCCGGCCCCGCACGCCACCGCGGACTTCAACGGCGACGGCTACCCCGACCTCGCGACCAGCGCCCACTCCGCGACCGTCGGCAGTCTCCCCAGAGCCGGGATGATCTCCGTCCAGTACGGCTCCCGCACCGGCCTGCAGACCACGGCCGCGCTGATCTCCCGGGCCACCCCGGGCGTTCCCGGCGAGCCGACCGAGAACGGCGGGTTCGGCTCGATCTCCGGCCAGGGCGACGTGAACCACGACGGATACACCGACCTGATCGTGCGCGACGGCCACGGGGTCCTCATCCTGCGCGGCGGCAAGGACGGCCTCACGGGCCGCGACCCAGGCCAGATCAATTACGGATCGCGCCTCCCCGACGGGTCGTACCTGTCACCGAACACGGCCGTCGCGGTCGGCGACGTCACCGGCTGGAACAACGGCGTGGTCTACCAGGGCGGCCCCGCCGGCCCGACCCCCGTCGGCGTGGTCAGGGGCCCGACCGACGGCGCGTTCGGCGACATCGACAAGGACGGCTACCAGGACTTCGTCGGCGGCGAGGCCGGCCAGTCCGACAAGGACGGCAGCCGGATCCACGTCTCCTACGGCGGCCCGAAGATGCCCCGCACCCTGTCCGAGGTGCTCACCTACACGCAGGACAGTCCCGGTGTCCCCGGCGTCGCGGAAGCCGACGACCGGTGGGGCAGCGCGGTCGCCGTCGGGGACACCGACGGCGACGGTTACGCCGACATCGTCGTCGGCGCCCCCTGGGAGACCGGCACCGACCTGACCGCCACGCACCAGTCCGGCTCGGTGACGGTGCTGCGCGGCAGCGCCTCGGGGATCACCGGGACAGGCTCCAAGGTGTTCACCCAGAACTCGGCGGGCATCCCCAGCACGTCCGAACGCTTCGACCACTTCGGCGCGCGCACCACCTTGCTCGACTCGGACAAGGACGGCAGGCCCGAGCTCTACGTCAGCGGGTACGGCGAGGACAACTTCACCGGCCGGGTCTGGAAGCTGAAGACCGACACCACCGGCGTCACCGGCACCGGCGCCACCAGCCACAACCTGGCCGGCCTCGGCGGCCCGTCCGGCCGCGCCCACTTCGGCTACGGCTTCGGCACCGGAAGCTCCCGCTCCCCTAGCGGTCTCACCCCACCCCCGACATGCCAGTGA
- a CDS encoding inorganic phosphate transporter has product MDTFALVVTIGVALGFTYTNGFHDSANAIATSVSTRALTPRAALAMAAVMNLAGAFLGSGVAKTVSEGLIETPHGNRGMWILFAALVGAIVWNLITWYFGLPSSSSHALFGGMVGAALAGGTEVLWSGVVDKVVIPMFVSPVVGLVVGYLVMVAILWMFRRANPHKAKRGFRIAQTVSAAGMALGHGLQDAQKTMGIVMMALVIADVNSAGDEIPVWVKIACAVMLSLGTYAGGWRIMRTLGRKIIELDPPQGFAAETTGASIMFGSAFLFHAPISTTHVITSAIMGVGATKRVNAVRWGVAKNIILGWFITMPAAALVAALSFWVVNLAFV; this is encoded by the coding sequence GTGGACACCTTCGCTCTGGTCGTGACCATCGGTGTCGCGCTCGGCTTTACGTATACGAATGGTTTTCACGACTCCGCGAACGCGATCGCGACCTCGGTCTCGACCCGTGCGCTGACCCCGCGCGCCGCGCTCGCGATGGCCGCGGTCATGAACCTCGCCGGCGCCTTCCTCGGCAGCGGGGTCGCCAAGACGGTGAGCGAGGGCCTGATCGAGACGCCCCACGGCAACCGGGGCATGTGGATCCTCTTCGCGGCGCTCGTCGGCGCGATCGTGTGGAACCTGATCACCTGGTACTTCGGCCTGCCCTCGTCCTCCTCGCACGCGCTGTTCGGCGGCATGGTGGGCGCGGCGCTGGCGGGCGGTACGGAGGTGCTCTGGTCGGGAGTGGTCGACAAGGTCGTCATCCCGATGTTCGTCTCGCCGGTGGTCGGTCTTGTCGTCGGTTACCTGGTGATGGTCGCCATCCTGTGGATGTTCCGCCGCGCCAACCCGCACAAGGCGAAGCGCGGTTTCCGCATCGCGCAGACGGTGTCGGCGGCCGGCATGGCGCTCGGCCACGGTCTGCAGGACGCGCAGAAGACGATGGGCATCGTGATGATGGCCCTGGTCATCGCCGACGTGAACAGCGCGGGCGACGAGATCCCGGTCTGGGTCAAGATCGCGTGTGCCGTGATGCTCTCGCTGGGTACGTACGCGGGCGGCTGGCGCATCATGCGCACCCTCGGCCGCAAGATCATCGAGCTGGACCCGCCGCAGGGCTTCGCGGCGGAGACCACCGGTGCCTCGATCATGTTCGGCTCGGCGTTCCTCTTCCACGCGCCGATCTCCACCACCCACGTCATCACCTCGGCGATCATGGGCGTGGGCGCGACCAAGCGGGTGAACGCGGTCCGCTGGGGCGTCGCCAAGAACATCATCCTGGGCTGGTTCATCACCATGCCGGCCGCTGCGCTGGTCGCGGCGCTCAGCTTCTGGGTGGTCAACCTCGCCTTCGTGTGA
- the pstA gene encoding phosphate ABC transporter permease PstA translates to MSHALQDQRPSRATKSAAPSSLTQGHLPRWAPAGIAVASVALGSGLGAVFGLHSKIQWGLLAAALFVIITYTASSIVENRRQAKDRVATSVVWVCFVLALAPLLSLLWTTISRGMKVLDGDFLGHSMNGVTSFEPGGGVYHALLGTIEQVALATAISAPIGLLTAVYLVEYGKGSLAKAVTFFVDVMTGIPSIVAGLFILTTWNLMLGFGPSGFAGAMALSILMMPVVVRSTEEMLKLVPNELREAALALGVPKWRVILKVVLPTAIGGIATGVMLAVARIAGETAPIMLLVFGTQLINNNPFEGAQSSLPLYIWEQYKVGSEASYDRAWGAALVLIAFVMILNLVARGIARWKAPKTGR, encoded by the coding sequence ATGAGCCACGCACTCCAGGACCAGCGGCCCTCCCGGGCCACCAAGTCCGCCGCCCCCAGCAGCCTGACGCAGGGCCACCTGCCCCGCTGGGCCCCGGCCGGCATCGCCGTCGCCTCGGTCGCGCTCGGCTCCGGCCTCGGCGCCGTCTTCGGCCTCCACAGCAAGATCCAGTGGGGTCTGCTCGCGGCCGCCCTGTTCGTGATCATCACGTACACGGCCAGCTCGATCGTCGAGAACCGCCGCCAGGCCAAGGACCGGGTCGCGACCTCCGTCGTCTGGGTCTGCTTCGTCCTCGCCCTCGCCCCGCTGCTCTCGCTGCTGTGGACGACCATCAGCCGCGGCATGAAGGTCCTCGACGGGGACTTCCTCGGCCACTCGATGAACGGCGTGACCAGCTTCGAGCCCGGCGGCGGCGTCTACCACGCCCTGCTCGGCACCATCGAGCAGGTCGCCCTGGCCACCGCGATCTCGGCCCCCATCGGCCTGCTGACCGCCGTCTACCTGGTCGAGTACGGCAAGGGCTCGCTCGCCAAGGCCGTCACCTTCTTCGTCGACGTCATGACCGGCATCCCCTCCATCGTCGCGGGTCTGTTCATCCTGACGACGTGGAACCTGATGCTCGGCTTCGGTCCCTCCGGCTTCGCCGGCGCCATGGCCCTGTCGATCCTGATGATGCCCGTCGTGGTCCGCTCCACCGAGGAAATGCTCAAGCTCGTCCCGAACGAGCTGCGCGAGGCCGCCCTGGCCCTCGGTGTGCCCAAGTGGCGCGTGATCCTCAAGGTCGTGCTCCCCACGGCCATCGGCGGCATCGCCACCGGCGTGATGCTGGCCGTGGCCCGCATCGCGGGTGAGACCGCCCCGATCATGCTGCTGGTCTTCGGTACCCAGCTGATCAACAACAACCCCTTCGAAGGTGCCCAGTCCTCGCTCCCCCTGTACATCTGGGAGCAGTACAAGGTCGGCAGTGAAGCCTCCTACGACCGGGCATGGGGCGCAGCGCTCGTCCTGATCGCCTTCGTCATGATCCTCAATCTGGTGGCTCGCGGCATCGCCCGCTGGAAGGCCCCCAAGACCGGTCGCTGA